From Zingiber officinale cultivar Zhangliang chromosome 5B, Zo_v1.1, whole genome shotgun sequence, the proteins below share one genomic window:
- the LOC121983813 gene encoding transcription factor HHO3-like isoform X2, with amino-acid sequence MGSELELYAMRPVAVGFVKKAVTESKERGRQVSRLEESIKSLEEEKRKIEAFKRELPLCIRLVCEVIEELKREIDRFRAEGFGRVFLEFMPIKGKINESSSDFRDKKNWTSSFQLWICEESKHSKNMIR; translated from the exons ATGGGATCAGAGTTAGAGCTGTACGCTATGCGGCCTGTCGCTGTCGGGTTCGTGAAGAAGGCGGTGacggagagcaaggagagagggCGGCAGGTGTCGCGGCTGGAGGAGTCCATCAAGAGTTTGGAGGAGGAGAAGCGCAAGATCGAAGCTTTCAAGCGCGAGCTCCCTCTCTGCATTCGTCTCGTCTGCGAGG TGATCGAGGAGTTGAAGAGGGAGATCGATCGGTTCCGCGCCGAGGGTTTCGGGCGTGTGTTCCTGGAATTCATGCCGATTAAGGGCAAAATCAACGAGAGTAGCTCGGATTTCAGAGATAAGAAGAACTGGACGAGCTCCTTCCAACTCTGGATCTGCGAGGAAAGTAAACATTCCAAAAACATGATAAGATGA